The Litchfieldia alkalitelluris genome has a window encoding:
- the pucD gene encoding xanthine dehydrogenase subunit D has translation MELNRKHSKRWFVRPDGAKKVTGQLKYLTDLTFPNMLYGRILRSGIPHAKIMSINTEKALRLCGVRAVLTYKDIPGLNGFGLIFPDQPVFCKDIVRFEGDAIAAVAADTDEIAAAAIKLIDVEYQPLTVMDSPEVALSNESISLHPSGNVLHRAEYKTIEDDEINQVFFSCHNVIEETYHTPRQMHAYMETEGGVVVPEKDGSITVYAATQHGFKDRMQLSRILNMDEKNIRVVSSPIGGSFGGKDELNVQPYASLLALTTNRPVKIHQKRNDSVIAGLKRHPMKITMKTGVDEKGKILAHVVRIVADTGAYATLGPAVLDFAVEHATGPYIIPNVNVEGVSVYTNNGISGEFRGFGGNQITFALESQLDRLAESLNISQYDIRLLNLRKTNDLGPLGQRIVPTNGAFDVLEQINHSSILNKPFSQTENRKLKGSGLAITMHGGGLGYGRPDPSGGRLALTKEGKIEIAFGFEEVGQGLIGSIEIMMIEELGCSKDDISIVIGDTGLVPPSGSSTASRSTNMAWQGIRTMKNPWLRELLSNASIVTEEKVENLKMGPGGIWSIDDDVTVPIITYKKLAQSLINLPTITSQYDFPTTPDPIVGGHYLYSFGAIAVEVEVDKLTGKVKVTDVEHTIAAGPVVNPMGFLGQIEGGGIMALGFTIMEDSLMDSGKYVTRNFDSYLIPTIKDIPSHTKVNAIETLVEGDHFGPRGVGEIGTVAVAPAIIAAIHDATGYWVNKLPISPEEILNALTKQNKGLFNQQSKELI, from the coding sequence ATGGAGTTAAATCGTAAACACTCTAAACGCTGGTTTGTTCGACCAGATGGAGCAAAGAAGGTTACAGGTCAACTTAAGTATTTAACAGACTTAACTTTTCCGAATATGTTGTATGGCAGAATTCTAAGAAGCGGAATTCCTCATGCGAAAATAATGTCTATAAATACTGAAAAAGCACTAAGGTTATGCGGTGTAAGAGCTGTACTCACATATAAGGATATCCCAGGATTAAACGGATTCGGGCTGATTTTTCCGGATCAACCTGTATTTTGTAAAGATATCGTTCGCTTTGAAGGTGATGCCATAGCAGCAGTAGCTGCAGACACGGATGAAATCGCAGCTGCTGCTATAAAATTAATAGATGTGGAATATCAACCACTTACAGTAATGGACTCCCCTGAAGTTGCTCTCTCAAATGAATCTATTAGTCTACATCCTTCTGGAAATGTACTTCATCGTGCAGAGTATAAAACGATTGAAGACGATGAGATTAATCAAGTATTCTTTTCCTGCCACAACGTAATTGAAGAAACGTATCATACCCCGAGACAGATGCATGCTTATATGGAAACTGAAGGTGGAGTAGTTGTTCCAGAAAAAGATGGCAGTATCACCGTATACGCAGCTACACAGCATGGTTTTAAGGATAGGATGCAGCTTTCTAGAATACTTAATATGGACGAGAAGAACATTAGGGTAGTCTCTAGTCCTATTGGTGGATCATTTGGTGGAAAGGACGAGTTAAATGTCCAACCTTATGCTTCTTTACTTGCTCTGACTACAAATAGACCTGTGAAAATTCACCAAAAGAGAAATGATTCGGTGATTGCAGGTCTCAAACGACATCCAATGAAAATCACTATGAAAACAGGGGTAGATGAAAAAGGGAAGATCCTCGCTCACGTTGTTAGAATTGTTGCAGATACAGGTGCTTATGCCACGTTGGGGCCTGCCGTGCTTGATTTTGCAGTTGAACACGCAACAGGACCATATATTATCCCTAATGTAAATGTAGAAGGTGTTTCAGTTTATACTAATAACGGAATTTCCGGTGAATTTAGAGGATTTGGTGGTAATCAAATCACATTTGCATTGGAATCTCAATTAGACCGATTAGCCGAAAGCTTAAACATATCTCAATATGATATTAGGTTACTAAATTTAAGAAAAACAAACGATTTAGGGCCTTTAGGACAAAGAATTGTCCCAACAAACGGTGCTTTTGATGTGCTTGAACAAATTAATCATTCTTCAATCCTAAATAAACCTTTTTCACAAACTGAAAATCGGAAATTAAAAGGTTCTGGACTGGCCATTACCATGCATGGTGGCGGTTTAGGATATGGACGACCGGATCCATCTGGTGGAAGATTAGCTTTAACTAAAGAAGGAAAGATTGAGATTGCTTTTGGTTTTGAGGAAGTCGGGCAAGGGCTAATAGGTTCAATTGAGATTATGATGATTGAGGAATTAGGCTGTAGTAAGGATGATATTTCGATCGTGATTGGTGATACGGGACTAGTTCCACCCTCTGGTTCTTCCACGGCATCAAGATCTACTAATATGGCTTGGCAAGGAATCAGAACGATGAAGAATCCTTGGTTAAGAGAATTGCTCAGCAATGCATCAATCGTGACTGAAGAAAAGGTAGAGAATTTAAAAATGGGACCAGGAGGAATTTGGTCTATAGATGATGATGTTACAGTTCCAATTATTACTTATAAAAAATTAGCCCAATCGTTGATAAATCTTCCTACAATCACTAGTCAATACGATTTCCCGACAACACCTGATCCAATTGTGGGAGGTCATTATTTATATAGTTTTGGAGCTATTGCTGTTGAAGTAGAAGTAGATAAATTAACCGGAAAAGTAAAAGTGACAGATGTAGAACATACGATCGCTGCCGGCCCTGTTGTTAATCCGATGGGCTTTTTGGGACAAATTGAAGGTGGAGGAATCATGGCCTTGGGCTTCACAATCATGGAAGACTCATTAATGGACAGTGGCAAATATGTAACAAGAAATTTCGATTCTTACTTAATACCCACTATTAAAGACATCCCATCACACACAAAAGTAAATGCGATCGAAACATTAGTTGAGGGTGATCATTTCGGTCCAAGAGGAGTAGGAGAAATTGGAACAGTTGCAGTTGCTCCAGCCATTATTGCAGCTATTCATGATGCGACTGGTTATTGGGTAAATAAACTACCCATTTCACCCGAGGAAATACTTAATGCTTTAACAAAACAAAATAAAGGTTTATTTAATCAACAGTCGAAGGAGTTGATATAA
- a CDS encoding FAD binding domain-containing protein, giving the protein METENTVVTLPEVLIPNNIKELWALKQIKSSSVIIAGGTLIQVQWETGESVPSSLISIESIKDLTGISVINNEEGKFIKIGTLTRLAECITDMTLLIHAPILAEACKNIAAPAVRNRGTVGGNICSGLGDAIPVLLCLDSLVEYYDGNGYTTTSLNAWLSNKLQAKGCILTAILIPIQEKILNNTYFYEKVGRREAFNVALISLSIICYKDSKSKANEIRICIGGGNHNPQRLEKTENFLKNTDFEKDLNLAILYELIYNEIDSYTDAFSTANYRKLVGTNLILSYITEQFCSKGRVI; this is encoded by the coding sequence ATGGAAACAGAAAACACAGTCGTCACATTACCTGAAGTGTTAATACCTAATAATATAAAAGAGTTATGGGCATTAAAACAAATCAAAAGTTCTTCGGTGATAATAGCTGGTGGTACCCTTATTCAAGTGCAATGGGAAACCGGTGAGTCAGTGCCCTCTTCATTAATAAGTATTGAATCTATCAAAGACCTAACTGGAATTTCTGTGATCAATAATGAAGAAGGTAAATTTATTAAGATAGGTACATTAACAAGGTTAGCAGAATGTATAACTGATATGACACTTCTTATTCATGCCCCAATATTAGCTGAGGCATGTAAGAATATTGCAGCTCCGGCAGTTCGTAATCGAGGAACGGTTGGTGGGAATATTTGCAGTGGGTTGGGAGATGCAATTCCTGTCTTGTTATGTTTAGATTCTTTAGTAGAATATTATGACGGAAACGGATATACAACGACCTCACTAAATGCTTGGTTAAGTAATAAATTGCAGGCAAAGGGTTGTATATTAACGGCTATTCTTATACCCATTCAGGAAAAAATTTTAAATAACACTTACTTCTATGAAAAAGTTGGAAGAAGGGAAGCTTTCAATGTTGCATTAATTAGTCTTTCAATTATTTGTTATAAAGATAGTAAATCTAAAGCAAATGAGATAAGGATTTGCATTGGTGGTGGTAACCATAATCCGCAGAGACTAGAGAAAACTGAGAACTTCCTTAAAAATACTGATTTTGAAAAAGACCTTAATTTAGCAATTTTGTATGAATTGATTTATAACGAAATAGATTCATATACAGATGCTTTCTCAACAGCCAATTATCGCAAACTTGTCGGAACTAATCTTATATTATCATATATAACAGAACAATTTTGTTCTAAAGGAAGGGTGATTTAA
- the allB gene encoding allantoinase AllB translates to MKKYDLVIQNGNVVTDHISKMSIGVKNGVIRYLSETPIPVDESESLIDATGLTVLPGLIDSHVHFNEPGRTEWEGFETGSKSLAAGGVTTFFDMPLNSDPPTVTKEAFFQKQELATRNSIINCELWGGLVPNNLQQLKDLTECGVIGFKAFMSDSGINEFEACNDQSLLLGMKEISEIGGILAVHAESQSITNFLATIFEQNHKITAHEFSELRPITSEIEAVQKMISFAKITGCRLHIVHVSSRKVSALIETAKKEGVDITVETCPHYLSLTIDDLETLGAIAKCAPPLRSSEEVESLWEAIQNDEIDMIGSDHSPSTPDMKHGDLLQAWGGISGAQTTLQVLLHEGCYKRNVSLEKIVQLTSTNPAKRFNLYPQKGLISLGSDADLTIIDPSYSFCLKREDLYYKHKQSPFIGRELKGKIHYTLVGGAIVYQQ, encoded by the coding sequence ATGAAAAAATACGATTTAGTGATTCAAAATGGTAATGTAGTGACTGACCATATTTCTAAAATGAGTATAGGTGTCAAAAATGGAGTAATAAGATATCTTTCAGAAACACCAATCCCTGTCGACGAATCTGAAAGTTTAATTGATGCTACAGGATTAACTGTTTTACCAGGTCTTATTGACTCACATGTTCACTTCAATGAGCCTGGGAGAACAGAGTGGGAAGGATTTGAAACAGGTAGTAAAAGTCTTGCTGCTGGAGGAGTAACAACTTTTTTTGATATGCCATTAAACAGTGATCCTCCAACCGTTACGAAAGAAGCCTTTTTCCAAAAGCAGGAGTTAGCTACTAGAAACTCGATTATTAATTGTGAACTATGGGGAGGTTTAGTCCCCAATAATCTGCAACAGTTAAAAGATTTAACAGAATGTGGTGTAATAGGTTTTAAAGCGTTTATGTCAGATAGTGGCATTAATGAATTTGAAGCCTGTAATGATCAAAGTTTACTACTCGGTATGAAGGAGATCTCGGAAATTGGTGGTATTTTAGCGGTACATGCTGAAAGTCAATCAATTACAAATTTTTTAGCAACGATTTTCGAACAAAATCACAAGATAACTGCCCACGAATTTTCCGAATTGAGACCCATAACCTCAGAAATTGAAGCAGTTCAAAAAATGATTTCTTTTGCAAAAATCACAGGGTGTAGATTACATATTGTGCATGTGAGTAGTAGGAAAGTAAGTGCGCTTATTGAAACAGCGAAAAAAGAAGGTGTAGATATTACTGTTGAAACCTGCCCTCATTATTTATCGCTGACAATAGATGACCTTGAAACTTTAGGTGCTATTGCTAAATGTGCTCCGCCTTTAAGGAGTTCTGAAGAAGTAGAATCATTATGGGAAGCAATACAAAATGATGAAATAGACATGATCGGATCAGATCATTCCCCATCGACACCAGATATGAAACACGGTGATTTACTTCAAGCCTGGGGAGGAATTTCAGGTGCACAAACAACACTACAAGTCCTTTTACACGAAGGTTGTTATAAACGAAATGTTTCATTAGAAAAAATTGTTCAATTAACGTCGACAAATCCCGCAAAAAGATTCAATTTATATCCCCAGAAGGGGCTAATATCACTTGGTAGTGATGCGGATTTAACAATTATTGATCCAAGTTATTCGTTTTGCTTGAAAAGAGAAGATTTATACTACAAGCATAAACAAAGTCCTTTTATTGGGAGGGAGTTAAAAGGAAAGATTCACTACACACTTGTAGGAGGGGCTATTGTGTATCAACAATAA
- a CDS encoding branched-chain amino acid aminotransferase encodes MKDVLIEVNLTKSQKVKPDSEGLAFGRYFTDHMFVMNYSSDKGWYDPKIVPYQPISLDPAAMVFHYGQTVFEGLKAYLSKSGEVLLFRPEKNMERLNLSNQRLCIPQIDGDIVISGLKKLIEIDKDWIPTAQGTSLYVRPFIIPTESFLGVAPSKHYQFIIILSPVGSYYKEGINPVKIYVEDQYVRAVAGGTGKAKTGGNYAASLKAQEEASSKGFSQVLWLDGVEKKYIEEVGSMNIFFKINGEIITPALNESILEGITRNSVIELLKHWGLTVTEKKISIEDLFEWYSEGLLEEVFGTGTAAVISPVGELNWKGKEMLINNGNTGEIAKRLYDTITGIQNGTQPDQFGWTMTIKDNEN; translated from the coding sequence ATGAAAGACGTTTTAATTGAAGTTAATTTAACTAAAAGCCAAAAAGTTAAACCAGATTCAGAAGGGTTAGCTTTTGGTAGGTATTTTACAGATCATATGTTTGTTATGAATTATTCGAGTGATAAAGGATGGTATGATCCCAAAATCGTTCCTTATCAGCCGATTTCATTAGATCCAGCAGCAATGGTTTTTCACTACGGCCAAACAGTTTTTGAAGGGTTAAAAGCATATTTATCTAAAAGTGGAGAAGTATTATTATTTAGACCAGAAAAGAATATGGAAAGATTAAATCTTTCAAATCAAAGATTATGTATTCCTCAAATTGATGGTGATATCGTAATCAGTGGATTAAAAAAACTTATAGAAATTGATAAGGATTGGATCCCGACAGCACAAGGTACATCTCTTTACGTTAGGCCTTTTATTATACCTACAGAGTCATTTCTAGGTGTTGCACCTTCTAAACACTACCAGTTCATAATTATTCTTTCACCTGTAGGATCTTATTACAAAGAGGGAATAAATCCAGTAAAAATCTATGTGGAAGATCAATATGTTCGTGCGGTAGCAGGTGGTACAGGTAAAGCTAAAACAGGGGGGAATTATGCCGCAAGTCTAAAAGCCCAAGAAGAGGCATCTTCAAAAGGTTTCTCACAAGTGTTATGGCTAGATGGTGTAGAAAAGAAATATATAGAAGAAGTTGGAAGCATGAATATCTTTTTTAAGATAAACGGTGAAATTATCACTCCTGCTCTAAATGAAAGTATTTTGGAGGGAATAACAAGAAATTCCGTTATCGAATTGCTTAAACATTGGGGATTAACGGTTACTGAGAAAAAGATTTCAATTGAAGATTTATTCGAATGGTATTCCGAAGGCCTTCTTGAAGAAGTTTTTGGTACAGGTACAGCTGCTGTCATTTCACCTGTTGGTGAACTGAACTGGAAGGGAAAGGAAATGCTGATTAATAATGGCAACACAGGTGAAATTGCAAAGCGTTTATATGATACGATTACAGGGATACAAAATGGTACCCAACCAGATCAGTTTGGTTGGACGATGACCATTAAAGATAACGAAAATTAA
- a CDS encoding NAD(P)H-dependent oxidoreductase has translation MDNHSLKKEQIIEAFEFRHATKQFDPTKKISEEDFSFILETGRLSPSSIGLEPWKFLVIENEQLKERLREISWGAQGQLPTASHFVIILARTIKDVKYDSEYIKNHMINVKKFPEELMARIQERYKTFQESDFKVLENERTIFDWSCKQCYIALANMMTAAAQIGIDSCPIEGFDYDKVSNLLDAEGLLEDGHLNIAVMVAFGYRSEEPRPKIRKPLNDIVQWVR, from the coding sequence ATGGATAATCATTCATTAAAAAAAGAACAAATTATTGAAGCTTTCGAGTTTCGACATGCCACAAAACAGTTTGATCCAACTAAGAAGATTAGTGAAGAAGACTTTTCTTTTATTTTAGAAACTGGAAGGTTATCACCAAGCTCAATTGGGTTAGAGCCTTGGAAATTCTTAGTTATTGAAAATGAGCAGTTAAAAGAAAGATTGAGAGAGATTTCTTGGGGAGCACAAGGTCAGTTGCCTACTGCAAGTCATTTTGTTATCATCCTTGCAAGAACAATTAAGGATGTTAAATATGATTCAGAATATATTAAAAATCATATGATTAATGTAAAGAAGTTCCCAGAAGAATTAATGGCTAGAATTCAAGAAAGATACAAAACTTTTCAAGAATCTGATTTTAAAGTACTGGAAAACGAAAGAACGATATTTGATTGGTCATGTAAGCAATGCTATATAGCGCTCGCTAATATGATGACTGCTGCAGCTCAAATTGGAATCGATTCATGCCCGATTGAAGGGTTTGATTATGATAAAGTCTCGAATCTTTTAGATGCTGAAGGACTACTTGAGGATGGTCATTTAAACATTGCGGTGATGGTTGCTTTTGGATATCGCTCTGAGGAACCTCGTCCTAAGATACGTAAGCCGTTGAATGATATAGTGCAGTGGGTAAGGTAA
- a CDS encoding nucleotidyltransferase family protein — protein sequence MNDKIVGIYLAAGKSTRMGTDKKSLELGNSSLGSFALHTILSSPIFKTFVVTQKDDKLSWLHPSFFYHENCKKWEPVYTHEFHHGQSYSLKAGLSAAQKVEPKAYMIFLADQPFISQQIIQKIVDEYNQITKDKEATSVDFIGSYSDGSVKPPILFLDHVLPDLLTLKGDLGARKLIANGTLKGKLISFDESVMFLDVDTEEDYLSAKRVKPNIFIPRIKQY from the coding sequence ATGAACGATAAAATTGTCGGTATATATCTTGCTGCTGGAAAGAGTACTCGAATGGGAACAGATAAGAAATCCCTTGAATTAGGGAATTCTTCTTTGGGTAGTTTCGCACTCCACACAATTCTTAGTTCTCCTATTTTTAAAACATTTGTTGTAACACAAAAGGATGATAAGCTGTCATGGCTACACCCTTCTTTTTTTTATCATGAGAACTGTAAGAAGTGGGAACCTGTATATACTCATGAATTTCATCATGGGCAATCTTATTCGTTAAAAGCCGGGTTAAGTGCTGCTCAAAAAGTAGAACCCAAGGCTTATATGATATTCCTTGCAGACCAACCTTTTATCTCTCAGCAAATCATTCAAAAGATAGTTGATGAATACAATCAGATCACAAAAGATAAAGAGGCGACTAGTGTTGATTTTATAGGCTCTTATAGTGATGGATCTGTTAAGCCACCGATTCTTTTTTTAGATCATGTTTTACCAGATCTTCTAACACTAAAGGGTGATTTAGGAGCACGTAAATTAATTGCGAATGGGACTCTAAAAGGGAAATTAATATCATTTGATGAATCAGTCATGTTTTTAGATGTTGACACTGAAGAGGATTATTTATCAGCAAAAAGAGTGAAACCAAACATCTTCATACCAAGAATCAAGCAGTATTAA
- a CDS encoding (2Fe-2S)-binding protein codes for MSIENLSSQTKNTTTILLNCFINDNEIVLEVPATYRLVDILRKKLDLTGTKISCEVGRCGACSVLMNGNLVNSCLLMAYQIQGSSINTIEYMSKESMNPIQQAFLEEGALQCGYCTPGMVMALKSLLSTNPSPSLEEIEIALSGNLCRCTGYNGIIRAVSRYIENSQSS; via the coding sequence ATGTCAATTGAGAACCTCTCTTCACAAACAAAGAATACGACCACAATCTTGCTAAATTGTTTTATTAATGACAATGAAATAGTATTAGAGGTTCCAGCAACATACCGTTTAGTGGATATTCTTCGAAAAAAACTTGATTTGACAGGAACGAAAATTTCTTGTGAAGTCGGACGGTGTGGAGCTTGTTCAGTTTTAATGAATGGAAACTTAGTTAATTCTTGTCTATTAATGGCCTACCAAATTCAAGGGTCTAGTATTAATACTATTGAATATATGTCAAAGGAGTCCATGAATCCTATCCAACAAGCTTTTCTAGAAGAAGGTGCACTCCAATGTGGATACTGTACTCCAGGAATGGTTATGGCTTTAAAGTCATTGCTATCTACTAATCCGTCACCTAGTTTAGAAGAAATAGAAATTGCTTTATCCGGAAACCTCTGCCGTTGTACAGGGTATAACGGAATTATTAGAGCGGTTAGCCGTTATATTGAAAACTCACAATCTAGCTAA
- a CDS encoding glutamate-5-semialdehyde dehydrogenase, giving the protein MNEIIMKGQKAKQASFSLVNFSTTEKNYALKQIAEQLLIDQNEILSENQKDIHLGKQNGLSENVLDRILLNSKRIRDIVHAIELLIEMKDPIGETLETITKENGLLIKKNRVPLGVIGMIYEARPNVTVDAATLSLKTGNAVILRGSSSAAFSNKALIASVHQALKRTSIPVESIQLIEDNSRETAKQLFHLNEYLDVLIPRGGKQLIETVIREASVPVIETGAGNCHIFIDESADLAMTKTIVINAKTQRPSVCNSVESLLIDEKWFETNGADLINLLFEHGILVIGDERVCEISSEIKKAEEEDWYTEYLDLTLSIKIVGSVEEAITHINKYGTKHSEAIITEDDDRASLFMKNVDSAAVYHNASTRFTDGFEFGYGAEIGISTQKLHARGPMGLNALTSSKYFIYGQGQIRI; this is encoded by the coding sequence ATGAATGAGATAATTATGAAAGGTCAAAAAGCGAAACAGGCAAGCTTTTCTTTAGTGAATTTCTCAACAACTGAAAAAAACTATGCTCTCAAACAAATTGCTGAACAACTTTTAATTGATCAAAATGAAATACTTTCTGAAAACCAAAAGGACATTCACCTTGGTAAACAAAATGGTCTATCTGAAAATGTTCTAGATCGAATATTATTAAATTCTAAAAGAATTAGGGATATTGTGCATGCGATTGAGTTGTTAATTGAAATGAAAGATCCGATTGGAGAAACCCTAGAAACAATTACAAAAGAAAACGGGCTACTAATAAAAAAGAATAGAGTTCCACTTGGTGTAATTGGCATGATTTATGAGGCTAGACCTAATGTAACTGTAGATGCGGCCACGTTATCACTTAAAACGGGGAATGCAGTAATCTTAAGGGGTAGTTCATCTGCAGCTTTTTCAAATAAAGCTCTTATTGCTAGTGTGCATCAAGCTTTGAAAAGAACCTCTATTCCTGTTGAGTCCATTCAGTTGATTGAAGACAATAGTAGAGAGACTGCTAAACAACTCTTTCATTTGAACGAATATTTGGATGTGTTAATACCTAGAGGGGGGAAACAACTTATTGAAACAGTGATTAGGGAAGCATCTGTCCCTGTCATAGAAACAGGAGCAGGAAATTGCCATATTTTTATTGATGAGTCAGCAGATTTAGCTATGACTAAAACAATAGTAATTAACGCAAAAACACAACGACCATCTGTATGTAATTCCGTGGAGTCACTTTTAATCGATGAGAAATGGTTTGAGACCAATGGAGCAGATCTAATAAATCTATTATTCGAACATGGCATATTAGTCATAGGTGATGAACGAGTATGTGAAATATCTTCAGAAATAAAGAAAGCAGAAGAGGAAGATTGGTACACTGAATACTTAGATTTAACTTTAAGCATCAAGATTGTTGGGTCTGTTGAAGAAGCCATTACTCATATTAATAAGTATGGAACAAAACATTCAGAAGCAATCATAACTGAAGATGATGATCGAGCATCACTATTTATGAAAAATGTTGATTCAGCTGCAGTTTATCATAATGCTTCTACTAGGTTCACTGATGGTTTTGAATTCGGCTATGGAGCTGAAATAGGTATTAGCACACAAAAATTACATGCCAGGGGTCCTATGGGCTTAAATGCATTAACATCTTCAAAGTATTTTATATATGGTCAAGGTCAAATTAGGATTTAA
- a CDS encoding dimethylarginine dimethylaminohydrolase family protein, giving the protein MSERTDIHVKTSCHSEYDHLFRVVLCKPEYMTIRDVINDTQKHFKNEGIHIEKALEQHDQFVKTLRNHGVDVILLDPLSKFPEQVFTRDIGFTLGETIFVADMAADIRKGEEDILKKWLETEGISYFNLIGDRIEGGDVIIDRKKVFIGVSDRTNRNAIEHIQRLLGEYEVIAVPFTEKYLHLDCVFNIISPTEALYYPGAFTEKEIQILGNHYELIEVTEDEQFTLGTNVLSIGNKKLFSLPVNKKVNNELKNRGYEVIEVDITEIIKSGGSFRCCTMPLLRSHKEKTDA; this is encoded by the coding sequence ATGTCCGAAAGAACAGATATTCACGTTAAAACTTCATGTCATAGTGAATACGATCATCTCTTTAGAGTGGTGCTTTGTAAGCCGGAATATATGACGATACGTGACGTAATCAACGATACTCAAAAACATTTCAAAAATGAAGGCATTCATATTGAAAAGGCATTAGAACAGCATGACCAGTTTGTTAAGACTTTAAGGAATCATGGAGTAGATGTGATTTTATTAGACCCATTATCAAAATTTCCTGAACAGGTCTTTACACGAGATATTGGTTTTACTTTGGGAGAAACCATTTTTGTTGCCGATATGGCAGCTGATATTAGAAAAGGAGAAGAAGATATCCTAAAAAAATGGCTTGAAACTGAAGGAATTTCCTATTTTAACCTCATTGGTGATCGAATTGAGGGTGGAGATGTAATAATTGACCGTAAAAAAGTATTTATTGGGGTAAGTGACCGGACAAACCGTAATGCAATAGAACATATTCAACGTCTTCTTGGTGAATATGAAGTGATCGCTGTTCCTTTTACTGAAAAATATTTACATCTAGATTGTGTCTTTAACATTATTTCTCCTACGGAAGCTTTGTACTATCCTGGTGCATTCACGGAGAAGGAAATACAAATACTTGGTAATCATTATGAATTAATAGAAGTCACTGAAGATGAGCAGTTTACTCTTGGTACGAATGTATTATCAATAGGTAACAAAAAATTATTCAGCCTTCCTGTAAACAAAAAGGTTAATAATGAATTGAAAAATCGGGGATATGAAGTAATCGAGGTAGATATTACTGAGATTATTAAATCAGGAGGTTCTTTTAGGTGTTGTACAATGCCACTATTAAGATCACACAAAGAAAAAACGGATGCATAA
- the proB gene encoding glutamate 5-kinase codes for MDKKRIVVKIGSSSLTNSKGEIDQEKIIDHISAISKLMEVGHEVLLVSSGAVAAGFKKLGYSSRPITIKGKQAAAAVGQGLLIQKYIECFKQFRIIPAQILLTRSDFSKRESYRNAFATITELIGRNILPIINENDTVSIEELTFGDNDMLSALLSGLVHADQLIILTDINGLYDSNPKENPHANKISSLEYITDDLLLIAEGTGSKIGTGGMQSKLLAAKTALSLGVKVFIGKGDGQSKLVNIMNGNGDGTYIGSDELGSLNTVKQWIAFHSEVSGQIYIDEGAENALINGGKSLLPAGVSDIKGVFSKGDVVEVYGKYELLGKGEVSLSSENLLNFIEKRTADTSTKLTMSTEVIHRNKWVKSLI; via the coding sequence ATGGATAAGAAGCGAATTGTTGTAAAGATTGGTAGTAGCTCTTTAACAAACTCCAAGGGGGAGATAGATCAAGAAAAAATCATCGACCATATAAGTGCTATATCTAAATTAATGGAAGTAGGTCATGAAGTTCTACTTGTTTCATCTGGAGCAGTAGCAGCTGGGTTTAAAAAGTTAGGCTATTCTTCAAGACCAATTACGATAAAAGGGAAACAAGCTGCTGCAGCGGTAGGTCAAGGCTTATTAATACAAAAATATATTGAGTGTTTTAAGCAATTTAGAATAATCCCAGCTCAAATTTTATTAACTAGAAGCGATTTTTCAAAGCGTGAAAGCTATAGAAATGCTTTTGCTACCATTACTGAATTAATAGGTAGGAATATATTACCAATTATTAATGAAAACGACACAGTTTCAATCGAAGAATTAACCTTTGGTGATAATGACATGTTGTCTGCACTTTTGAGTGGATTAGTACATGCAGACCAACTTATAATTCTTACTGATATCAACGGCTTATATGATTCAAATCCGAAAGAAAACCCACATGCTAATAAGATATCCTCACTCGAATATATTACAGATGATCTCCTTTTAATCGCTGAAGGGACAGGATCAAAGATTGGCACAGGTGGGATGCAATCAAAATTATTGGCTGCAAAAACGGCTCTATCTTTAGGAGTAAAAGTGTTTATTGGTAAAGGGGACGGACAGAGTAAATTAGTAAATATTATGAATGGCAATGGTGATGGCACTTACATAGGATCAGATGAGCTGGGGAGTTTGAACACAGTAAAACAGTGGATTGCATTTCACTCAGAAGTGTCTGGTCAAATATATATTGATGAAGGTGCTGAAAATGCATTGATCAACGGGGGGAAAAGCCTTCTCCCTGCAGGAGTTAGCGATATAAAAGGGGTTTTCTCAAAAGGGGATGTGGTAGAAGTTTACGGGAAATATGAGCTTCTTGGAAAAGGAGAAGTCTCACTATCATCAGAAAACTTACTTAATTTTATAGAAAAAAGAACTGCCGATACTTCCACCAAATTAACAATGTCAACAGAAGTTATTCATCGAAATAAATGGGTGAAATCATTAATTTAA